Genomic window (Alnus glutinosa chromosome 9, dhAlnGlut1.1, whole genome shotgun sequence):
TACAAGTAGTATCCAGAGCCATTCTTTCTCACCCATTGCTTTTGCTTTCTCATTCTCTTCCTCCaaaatttttcttccttctcatgGTTGACAGTACACGTCTTGCCCACCTCCAGGACTCCCTGAAAACTTGCCATGACCATATAGCCCAGCAAGAATCCACCAATGTTGCGGTCCAGCAGCAGTTAACCGAGCTCACAGAGATGTTTCGCAAATTCATGGCCGCTCAACCCAGGCCACCTCCGGAGCGCCCCCCCGTTGATGAACCTCCCCCTTATCACCTTCCCTTTGCACCGGGACGTGATGACCATCGGCCCCATGCACGTGAAGGTCGTGATGGCCCAGAGGGACGTGAAGACCACCGTCTCCCGCGAGACAACCATCGCCCAGTGGGTCCCGAGGGATGGGACGTCCGGGATGACCGCCATCTCCGTTTTGAGGATGACTATCCTGAGCATCACCAGGAGGACCGCTTATTCCAGATTCGACCCTTTCGACTGGACTTCCCACGATTCGATGGTGATAATCCGGCCAACTGGTCTTACAAGGCTAACCAGTTTTTTGAGTATTATCAGACCCCTCTTTATCACCGTATCCGAATAGCCTCCTTCCACATGGAAGGGGAGGCACTCATTTGGTTCCAGGATGCAGAGGATTTTGGCCAGTTTCCCACTTGGGATGCTTTTCTCCAAGCCTTGCTCACTCGATTTGGGCCAATTTATTATGATGATCCAATGGAGGCCTTGATGCGGCTTCGACAGTATTCTACCGTGACTAATTATACAACCCAGTTTGAGGCCCTCTCAAACCATTTGCTAGGTATATTTGAGAAGAACAGACTCAGCTGCTTTCTCAATGGCCTAAAGGACGACATTCGTTTACCCATGCGGATGTTGAATCCCTCCACCTTGGTGGCAGCCTTCGGACTTGCGAAGCTGCAAGAGGAATACCTTCTGACGTTCCGCCGCCCTACCCGTGCATCTTCAACTTCTTTCTCCTTTGGGCGCCAACAGACTTAGGGGCATACTAGTACCTTACCGAGCCCTCCAGTGTCCCAGTCTGGTGGACAACTTGCTTTACTTGCCAAGTCCACTTTGGGTGTTCCCATTCTTCGTATTTCCCTAGCCCAGATGAAGGAACGACGTGATAAAGGGCTCTGTTATTATTGTGACGAGAAGTGGGTACTAGGCCATAAGTGCAAGTCTCCTAGACTCTATCTCATGTCCGGGTTGGAACTTCCCCAAGATGACACTGCTGAGGACGTCTATTATGACTCCAATTACGGGATCGAGCCGGTTCCTGAGTTTGATGTCATGGAACGCAAAGATCCTGAAATTTCCCTCAACACAATTTTTCATTCTTCCTGTTCGAAATCCATGAGGATCGTCGGGATTTTGCAGTCCCAAAGGGTGAGCATTCTCATTGATTCAGGGAGCACCCACAACTTCCTGGACCCGGCGCTCTTAACAATGGTCCATCTTCTGGTAGTTTCCACTCCCTTGCTGACGGTGAAGATTGCAAATGGCGATGCCATTCCGTGCTGTGGGAAGGTCACAGCCGTCACCCTCAAATCCCAGGGCCACCCTATTATTGCTGATTTCTATCTCATCTCCTTAGGGGGGTGTGACATTGTTCTTAGCGTCCAGTGGTTACAAACTCTTGGGCCAATCCTCTAGGATTTCTCCCTGATGACAATGCAGTATTCCTGCAGGGGGTCTCCAACCTTGTTGAGAGGATTAGGGACTACAGATCTGTCCTTGGAAGACGGGTGTCACTTCCTTAAACCTCATTCTACTGCCAATAAAGGGTTTTTTCTGAAACTTATCTCGGGGGACACTACAGCAGCTACCCCCCAATACCCACCGGCCATTCAATCCATTCTCACCACCTTTAAAGCCACCTTTGCTGAACCCACACACCTACCCCCTTCCCGCCCTCAAGATCACAAAATTCCCTTGTCCAACCCTCAACCAATCAAATGTCCATTCATACCGCTACCCATATTTTCAGAAATCAGAAATTGAAAGATCATTCAAGAGATGTTACTCTTGGGCGTCAGATGGTAGTTGGCAATTATGTGTGGATTACTAGGCTCTTAACCATGCTACTATCAAGGACAAGTTCCCAATTCCAGTCATCGACGAATTGCTCGATGAGCTCCATGGTGCCgtgattttttccaaattgGACTTACGCTCCGGGTACCACCAGATCTGGATGCATGATGCTGACATTCCCAAGACGACCTTCCGCACCCACGAGGGACATTATGAGTTCCTCATCATGCCCTTCGGCCTCACCAATGCCCCCGCCACTTTTCAGGGgcttatgaatgatattttcaaACCTTTTCTCCGGCGGTTTGTCCTCGTCTTCTTCGACGAAATCCTGGTGTATAGTCGTTCCTTGGAGGACCATTTGCTACACTTGCGGTAGGTGCTTTAGGTTCTGGTGCAGCACAACCTTTTTGCCAAGCTCTCAAAATGTCGGTTTGCTGAATCTAAAATTGAGTACCTTGGCCATTTGATTTCCCACCAGGGTGTCCGGGCCGATCCATCGAAATTGGAAGCTATGGTAACTTGGCACCCTCCCCGTTCTGTCAAATCCTTACGAGGATTTTTGGGCTTAACCGGGTATTACCAGAAATTCATCCGCAATTATGGTCTTATCGTGGCTCCTTTGACTACCCTTTTAAAAAATCAGTCATTTCTTTGGACCCTGGAGGCGACTCAGGCCTTTGAGGCTCTCAAACAGGCGGTTACCTCACCCCCTGTTCTCCGCCTTCCCGATTTAATGCAACCCTTCATCATCGAATGTGATGCCAGCGATACCGGGTTAGGCGCAGTTTTGATGCAAGAAGGGTGGCCGATTGCCTTTCTCAGTAAGGCTTTAAAGGGCCGGGAGCTCCTCCTCTCCACCTATGAAAAGGAGCTGCTCTCCTTAGTCACGGCGGTTCAAAAATGGCGGCCCTACTTATTGGGGCATCCATTCGTGGTCCGTACTGACCATCAGGCTCTCAAGTTCCTCTTGGAGCAAAAGGTCGGCACAGTGGCCCAGCAGCGCTGGCTTTCTAAGCTCTTGGGCTACGATTTCGTCATTGAGTTTAAGAAAGGACGGGATAATAAGGTGGCAGACGCTCTCTCTCGCCAATCTGAGTTTCAGTCGGATCCAGCTGACATATCTATTTCCCTTATTTCCTTTCCGACTCCGACTTGGGTAGCTGACCTCAAGTTTTCTTATCAGTCTGATCAATAGGCATTGGACCTCTTGGGTGCCTTCCAATCCGGGGCTACCATTCCTAAGGGGTTCTCCCTCCAGCAGGGGCTGCTCCTTTACAAGGGTCGCATATGGTTGATTAAGCACTCTCCTTTCCAGAAACAAATTTTGGAGTTCCTCCATTCTGATCCTGCAGCTGGCCACTCAGGATACCATAAAACCCTTCATCGCGCCAAGGTAAACTTCTTTTGGAAGGGTATGAGGACTGACATCAAAACCTTCGTTCGCGAATGTCGGGAGTGCCAGGAAAATAAACATGAAACTGTCCTGCCATCCGGGTTACTACAACCCTTACCCATTCCCTCAAGGGTTTGGGCGGATATCTCCCTTGATTTCATTGAGGGCCTTCTTGTTTCTCAAGGGTTTTCCGTCATACTGGTCGTTGTCGACCGTTTGACCAAATATGGTCATTTTCTTCCCTTGGCTCGCCCTTACTCAGCCTCTACGGTTGCACACCTATTTTTGGCTAACATCTTCAAACTCCATGGGATGCTGTCCTCCATCGTTTCGGATAGGGACCCGGCTTTCACCAGCTTGTTTGGCGCGAGTTTTTTCGCCTTCAGGGCATCACATTGGCTTTCAGCTCCGCCTATCACCCACAATCAAATGGCCAGACCGAGGCCCTGAATAAATGTCTAGAGACATACCTCCGCTGCTACGCAAGGGCTAAACCCAAGATGTGGGCTGTTTGGCTACCTTTGGCAGAGTGGTGGTACAACACCAGCCATCACTCTTCCATCGGGCTTACCCCGTTTCAGGCCGTTTATGGTTATACCCCACCCACCCTCCTCTCCTATGTTCCGGGTACAACAGCAAATCGGGCCATGGATACCCAGCTGCGGGATCGCACGGCGGTGCTCACTGTACTCAAGGAGCACCTTTACAAAGCTCAAAACCGCATGAAAACGTTTGCGGATAAACATAGATCAAACCGTCAATTCAATGTGGGAGATTGGGTTTACCTCCGCCTCCAGCCTTACCGGCAGAACTCCATTGTTGTCCGCAAACATCTGAAGCTCTCTCCTCGTTTTTTTGGGCCTTTCAAGGTCTTGAGCAAAATCGGCACTGTGGCCTATAAGTTGGATCTTCCTTCAGAATCCCGCCTACAATCCAGTCTTTCATGTCTTTGCCTTGAAGAAAAAGCTGGGCCAGTCAGTCTCTCCACTCTCCACCCTGCCTCCGATTGACCACCATGGCGACTTCCAGCCGAAACCGGCGCAGATCTTGGAGCGCCGTATGGTGAAACGCCATGGCCGTGCAGCTACTGAGGTACTTGTTCGTTGGACCGGTTCTTCCACGGATGACGATACATGGGAACTTTTGTGAGCCTTACAGAATCAATTtccgcaccttgtgggcaaggtgctctaATGGATGAGGCCTTGTTATGGGCTTGCTAGGAGGATGGGTTATATTGCATCATAGCCCAAGGAGGAGAGATGGATCTGGGTAGCAGATTGGATATATTCCATCTTCTAGAAGGATTCCTCAGTTATGTTATTTTACTGTTATAGTCCTGAACGATCTGTTGGTATAACAGATCAAGATGCTTCTAGGCgcatcttttattttctgtgttTCAAGTATTAGTAGCTGTTTAAAAGAGAGGGAAAATAGCTGGGATttggttagaatatattctaaccaaATTGCCTATTTAATAGAGGagaaaggaaggtaaaggtAGACTGGAAAATTGACTATAATTGTTTCCCCTTTGAGAGATCGGGCCTCTCTAAGAGCCCTCCTCTAATATTCGGTACTATTCATCTCCTTTTCAACTTGCCTTCACTCATTCCCTTAAATATAACCCTTACAAGTGGTATCCACCCATCTGAATATAGGTGGAAAAATAATCTCCAGTTAATGAAGATttaaaacaaggaaaaaatttagtgaaaatCTAGAATACCTCCTGTGCCATCCCTTTCATGAGAAATATTTCCGGGAAACTTTTCATACCAATTTCTATCATCCTGAAAGAAGCAAATTTCGCGACTTGAACTTATTGCTCTTCTTATTGAAAAATTGTAAGGAAGACACATACACATCAAAGGAGTGATATCATAAAGATGTGCTTAAGTACCTTCTTGAACTAAATTTGGATTCTACATCAATATATATTACACAACCATCTAAGCCACCATAACTTGCAGGTAGCGAAGCCAATAAAGAGAGCTTTAAGCAAAACTGCAATTTGATCAAGAAAACTACAGCTGAAAAATCAACCAACCAAGATAGATAGTTCCCACAAAATATTATAGAGTTACCTATGCAATGCTTAGTCTGCAAGCTCAAATTGTATCCCTAAAATTAAACGTCCCACTTATCAATGAGTAACTAAGAAAACTACAGCTGAAAAATCAACCAACCAAGCTAGATAGTTCCCACAAAACATTATAGAGTTACCTATGTCATGCTTAGACTGCAAGCTCAAATTGTCTATGACATGTCTATGTAATTAGGCATAAAAGAACATCCTTTTTCACTTAGCTACATGAAAATGACAACgatcattttaaaaaacaccTTTCAAAGACAGTAAAGAGTATTGGTTCCTCTTGAAGTTGCTGTAAGGAAAGTAAAAAGTCTACAAAAAAATTTGGATCATGGTGATGATATAGTATATAATGACCTTTAATTTCATTGAGGATCCTGTCCTAAAGTTAATTGATGGAAGAGAACCTGCATTGCCCCATCAGTAGTTGGGATTTAAGGCTATCTGATGGTAAAACATTTCCATGCACACATCATGTTGGGAACGCTGCGGCAATTGACCATTCAatgaagataataataataactatgATGATTGCGGAGCCTTTATTAGCATTCCAtttcctttccttcttttaGCACCTGCTTACCgtgaaaataaattatcagCTTTGCTTTGGCAACTGAAAGATGTATGAGACACAAAACAACACTTTTGTTGGCTATTTTGTGAAGAAATGCATCTTGGGGCAAAGCCATCTAAAGGTCATTATATACTATATCATCACCATGATCCAAATTTTTTTGTAGACTTTTTACTTTCCTTACAGCAACTTCAAGAGGAACCAATACTCTTTACTGTCTTTGAAAggtgttttttaaaatgatcGTTGTCATTTTCATGTAGCTAAGTGAAAAAGGATGTTCTTCTATGCCTAATTACATAGACATGtcatagaggaagaagaaattgTATACTGTTATAAGTCAAAGATGCCTCTGTGTATTAAGATCTGAGCATCACAAGAACCAGACACACAGGACCTACATGTGTACCACAGTCCTTCGTGAAGAGATAATGATGTGTGGCTTTCTCCTAATAGTCATTTGATAAAGATTTCCCTTGCTACGATATATCATGTAAGACTCAAATTCCAACTACAGAGTATGTATGGATTCAAAAATATGCATACATCATGATAAGATCCCCAAGTACACCCAAATTGAGAGTAAATAAGGTACTTATGAAGAATAATACTTGTGTTTTGCCGATTCCTGCTGGACCAACCAACTCTGTCAAAACACCAAATGGTATTCCACCACATAAGGCTTCGTCTAATCCTTTCAGACGTGTGGGAAGATGGCCGGCCAAGTGCTCATTTTGAACCTGCTGCTCCATCAGAGATAATGCCTAGAAACAACTAAATCCAGCACCTCTGAGAAACTCAAAATCAAAacagacaataaaaaaaatctagtgcACAGTTGATCCAACTGAACTGCCACTATAACAAATCGAAAATCCAAAGTTTTATGCTTACTGTTTGATATGGTGGACACACGATTTCACTGATGTGCGCTACTGCAGATGTTACTTGCCAACCCCACATCTAAGAACTCCATCAACTCAAATTCAGTTAAAGATAACGCATCCTGAAGCAAACAGCGTAAATGTAATTCCTCCACTTACCTTATTAGCAATCATTGTCTTCAAATTCATTGCAAAGTAAAAACTACAGCTGAATTCAGATTCCAATAATGCCAATTTGTTtttattccttttgttttttccctACCAATTTGGCTGAAAAATTAGAACTGTAATCACCTTTACTACAGATTCATCAATTAGGACCATGGACAAGTTGAACTTTGCACcagaaatttaaaagaaaaaaaaaattaaattagtaatataaattatttccttAACAAAACAATAAGTAGTTCCAAACTGTGTCAGCTAAGCTAGGAGGAAATGAGGAGGTTGAGATTCGGTAGTTTACCTTGGCGGTGATGATGTTACGAGCTGCGAATATGTTGGCGATCCACCTGGGCAGGTCCATCTCGCTGATTACCATGTTCGCcatttctctcactctcactctcctTCCCCTGCTTTCCCGCCAAATGTGAAAACCTAACCCATTCTTTTTCACTGAAAATTTGAGCAGCGACGAAGAAAATCTGTTTGTGGGAGAGAAAACGGTGACAGACTAAAATGTAAGCAGGCCCGTTCTTAGCTCTCTTTAAGCCCAAATTTCACTGGGCCTTAGGGCTGCAATGATATCCTTGCCTTGGcccaaaatatattttgaatcgaaattttgtaactcttttgtttttgtaaacATTGTTGTTCGAATCTCCTTACTCACCGATTGCTTATGACATTTTTATGGGGCTAGCCTTGTAGTCAGGATAGAGTTTGTCCCGCCTTTAAAAGTGACATGTTTTTTAGCACGTGAGTAATACGATTTTTAAATAACACgtgtttttctcatatttttttaatatcttaaaatacacCATGTTGCGCTTTTAAAGGTTGGTTTGTAGGTagtaaaaaggggaaaaaaagtagttttatcgGATATGGGTGTACATGCGGATGCGGATACAGTTACACCTGCATCTGCAAAATGCGGACATCGTTTTTAGATGTCCGCATCCGTGAAATTATTGCTGTTATTTAGTATGGTTATTATCCGTTATCTAAAAATAGATAATGGGCCTCTTtgaaacactttttaaaatacttttgactaatttttagtcttttgggcttgttttgaaaacataatgCAACACTAAAAATATGTAgaatcgaagaaaaaaaaaaaaaaaaaaaagaagaagaagaagaagaagagagagagagagagagagagagagaaaaaaaaaaaaaaagaatgaggatACAACCTCGAAATATTCATAAGAaacactcatatttttttttttttttgtttatccatCATTCAATAAGCATAacataaattgtctaaataCAACACATTTATACGTGGATGTTGATAACGTTGTGTTGTGTTTAATATATtatctataatatatataaaaatatatattatatataaatggtaCGTGGATACGGTTATTAACCACGTCCACATATGCGGATAGTGGATAACGGATGCGAGAGATTAATATCCGCCTGTATGTATACCCCTACCACCGGGCTGAAATACAAATGCATAAATAAAGTAATAAGAaaatcaatattattctctttcCTCTTTAAGAATAATAAAGTGgatgaagaaaaaatatttacatGGCATAGGAAAAGTAGATAGATAAAATAGAGAAGCATTCCTatgagcatttttagtagcctcaccaaattagttttttagctattttggtgagccaatttgatgaaaactcttaaaaaccactcccagcagcctcaccattttaaccaaaaaaatttgatgactgaaattactagtcaaattagaccaggcattttcactcaacaacccactcaccaaattttgtttcacctttctctctcacatgattagcacacttttttccttttttctctcattttcttctcccatctcccatctctcacacgatattgtccttatttcatggatatgaatgatttttttgtaaaaaagattatataaaaaaaaatatatatatgaaaaaattattatttaaatggaatagtgaatattgactagttaaaatggtgaggctgctgggggaattttaataaagtggctcaccagaatagaaaaaagtgatttttagttattttggtgagtaaaatttggtgaggctactaggaatgctctaagcctcatcaaaatagctttttagttattttggtgagccaatttgttgaaaacactaaaaaaccactcccagcagcctcatcattttaaccaaaaagttttgatgagtgaaattactcacaaattttgatgagtaatattcactcatcaactcactcaccaaattttgtttcacctttctctctcacatgatcagcacacttttttctctcattttcttctcccatctcccatctctcatctctctcacacgataatgtccttatttcatggatatgaatgattctttgtaaaaatattaaatagagaaataaaaaaaaaaatctgaaaaattattatttaaatggaatagtgaatattgactagttaaaatggtgaggctgctgggggaattttaataaagtggctcaccagaatagaaaaaagtgatttttagctattttgatgagtaaaatttggtgaggctactaggaatacTCTAAACACTTTAAAAAGAGTCAATAGCTAGAATAGACAATAAAAATGATTCATTATCTAAAACTTATTTAAATCGGATGTAATGCTGGTAATTGTGAGACATCTCAGTTGCTTGAGATTTACGTTAgcacaatatataattatgtgATTAGTTGTATATATAagcaaatgatatttgtatacaCTTTTTTGTACACACACTCACATTCCAATATGCATGGGTCACACGCCAAATATGAGTGTATATATAaaatgtgtacaaataacacatctcgtatatataatataaggtttttatttttattataaaaaaaattgctaattaTCATGTCTGCAATAGAAAGTCGAGGGTCTAGTTACtgtaaaatcaaaatataagccATTAtctcgagtaatgctataagttCTTTTTGCGTCCCTCCAATaatgaagtgacttttaaaatcaccactaaaccattttttaaatcatattttagaGTTCTCATGATATTtgtgaaaaaatataaattttgttatCTCAACAGTTATGATATGTAATATGCAGTAAATTACATAAAAGTTaagatatattttaaaattgaatttcaGGGTATCTTGAGatagtaaaatataaataaataattcaaatctaaacaaaatttagaaaatagaGTAAGAGGATCTTGATCCAtctataccatatatatatatatatatattttatcacaTAAACTTGTGGAGTTGAATTGATAAATAAAAGTAGAGCCACGTGtttactttcttttatttcGAGCATATCGAAAACGACGTCGTAAACAGGCAGTTACAGTGAGACGAGACTAGTTGGACCTATGAGTAGCGTAATTGGCCAAGGCAAGCAACGGCGCAGCCTTCTCAGGATCAAACCCGAAGAGCTGATCCTGCGCATCCTCCTTCAATTTTTCGGCAAACTCCCTCGACTTCTCGATGCCCATCAGCTTCGGATACGTCACCTTATCAGCCACCAAGTCCTTCCCTGCTGTTTTTCCCAGTTCCTGGGACGACTTTGTCACGTCGAGAATGTCATCCACTACCTGATAAAGCAACCCAGTGTACCTGGCGAAAGCCCTCAGTTTCTCAATCTCCTCATCGGAACCTCCTCCCAGAATAGCTCCAAGAACCGCAATCCCTTCCACCATGGCCGCTGTCTTGCCCAGATGGATGAGTTCGAGGTGCTCCAAGCTCACGCCAGAGATTCCGTTTGAGCTTATATCAAACACTTGGCCGCCAACAACCCCTTCGGCCCCAATGCATCTCGC
Coding sequences:
- the LOC133878070 gene encoding geranylgeranyl pyrophosphate synthase, chloroplastic-like gives rise to the protein MTMESSNPTFSFKNYMAQKVNAINQALDAAISLKEPQKLYEAMRYSLLAGGKRVCPILCIAACELVGGTERMAMPAACAVEMIHTMSLIHDDLPCMDNDDLRRGKPTSHKAFGEALAVLAGDALLAMAFEHIAAFTVGVPPARIVRGIGELARCIGAEGVVGGQVFDISSNGISGVSLEHLELIHLGKTAAMVEGIAVLGAILGGGSDEEIEKLRAFARYTGLLYQVVDDILDVTKSSQELGKTAGKDLVADKVTYPKLMGIEKSREFAEKLKEDAQDQLFGFDPEKAAPLLALANYATHRSN